In the Ruminococcus sp. OA3 genome, one interval contains:
- a CDS encoding extracellular solute-binding protein: MNKKKVMAAAAAFAVLTMMMSGCGNGKSSLDPDNPVTIEVQTYYNGAHKIAFDELVTEFNNTVGSEQGIFVKHISSGDLNELLENLEFELSKPEDERELSDLFSCYASTALKFEEQGLLVDLDDWFSEEELSEYLDAYIEEGRMGSEQALTLFPTAKSTEVLTVNMTDWESFEKDTGAVLEDLSSWEGVAETAEKYYEWTDAKTDTPNDGKALFGMDAFANFILTGTHQLGADLFQVKDGAVELNVDKDAMRKIWDVYYVPYVSGYYAEYGRFRSDDMKTGDLIASVGSSSGASYMPTEVTVGDAEPYPIETEELAVPNFGGADPVAVQQGAGMVVSKSDPVREEATVIFLKWFTDSYVNTQFCIQSSYLPVKKEANQLSFIEDVVENENLEWNEEIRRTMEVSFEESTQYELYTMPVFDGSDACRTVIGDSLREKAASDREAVKSRLEEGTQSLEEIVNEFNTDEQFDNWCEEFTQQLKENL, translated from the coding sequence AGCTGCGGCATTTGCTGTCTTAACAATGATGATGAGTGGTTGTGGCAATGGAAAGAGCAGTCTGGATCCTGACAATCCGGTTACAATAGAAGTGCAGACCTACTACAATGGTGCGCATAAGATCGCATTTGATGAGCTCGTGACGGAGTTTAACAATACAGTGGGAAGTGAACAGGGTATTTTTGTAAAACATATCAGCAGCGGGGATCTGAACGAACTGCTTGAAAATCTGGAATTTGAGCTGAGTAAGCCCGAAGATGAGAGGGAACTCTCTGATCTCTTCAGCTGTTATGCTTCAACGGCCTTAAAATTTGAGGAGCAGGGTCTTTTGGTCGATCTGGATGACTGGTTCAGTGAAGAGGAACTGTCGGAATATCTCGATGCATATATTGAAGAGGGAAGGATGGGCAGTGAACAGGCGCTGACCTTATTCCCGACTGCAAAATCAACCGAGGTGCTGACTGTAAATATGACGGACTGGGAGTCGTTTGAAAAGGATACAGGTGCCGTGCTGGAAGACCTTTCAAGCTGGGAAGGTGTAGCTGAAACAGCTGAAAAGTATTATGAGTGGACGGATGCAAAGACGGATACACCCAATGATGGTAAAGCATTGTTTGGCATGGATGCATTCGCAAACTTTATTCTGACCGGGACGCATCAGCTGGGGGCCGATTTGTTCCAGGTTAAAGACGGTGCGGTGGAATTAAATGTGGATAAGGATGCCATGCGCAAGATCTGGGATGTGTATTATGTACCTTATGTCAGCGGGTATTATGCGGAGTACGGCAGATTTCGGTCAGATGATATGAAAACCGGTGATCTGATAGCTTCCGTGGGCTCTTCTTCCGGGGCATCGTATATGCCGACAGAAGTTACGGTTGGAGATGCGGAGCCATATCCGATTGAGACAGAGGAGCTGGCAGTGCCCAATTTTGGAGGAGCAGATCCGGTTGCTGTACAGCAGGGAGCGGGAATGGTGGTCAGCAAATCTGATCCGGTCCGTGAAGAGGCGACGGTTATATTTTTGAAATGGTTTACAGACTCCTATGTAAATACACAGTTCTGTATACAGTCTTCCTACCTGCCTGTCAAAAAAGAAGCGAATCAGTTATCGTTTATTGAAGACGTCGTTGAGAATGAAAATCTGGAGTGGAATGAAGAAATCCGCAGGACGATGGAAGTTTCCTTTGAAGAGAGCACACAGTATGAATTGTATACAATGCCTGTATTTGACGGGAGTGACGCATGCAGGACAGTGATCGGAGATTCTCTGAGAGAAAAGGCAGCCAGTGACAGGGAAGCGGTAAAAAGCCGTCTGGAGGAAGGAACACAGTCTCTGGAGGAAATCGTAAACGAATTTAATACAGATGAACAGTTTGATAACTGGTGTGAAGAGTTCACACAACAATTGAAAGAAAACTTATAA